A genome region from Flavobacterium sp. CFS9 includes the following:
- a CDS encoding DUF6046 domain-containing protein: MTLDNQDLLFASLMGSRAVNLLQNTNIINNDLASKVLPVIPFVPVKNNPNNVSIKPGHAINAEGNWTVNDGVEEQKQFFPLSFSFTENGQRWLFPYEPMINISSGNNIIKRNVAKQGDKLIGTIKERWNRKDFEITVTGVLIGSIMQGKPEDCFPREQFVKLFEFLKYAKEIHISCHPLELLGINKIVVDDYSFPFTKGENVQAYELKLTSDYSYELLIPEDF, from the coding sequence ATGACTTTAGACAATCAAGATTTACTATTTGCGTCTTTAATGGGAAGCCGCGCAGTTAACCTACTTCAGAACACCAATATCATTAATAATGATTTAGCTAGTAAGGTTCTTCCGGTTATTCCTTTTGTCCCGGTAAAGAATAATCCAAATAACGTTTCCATTAAGCCAGGACACGCAATAAATGCAGAAGGCAACTGGACAGTTAATGATGGTGTTGAGGAACAAAAGCAGTTTTTTCCCCTAAGTTTTTCATTCACTGAAAATGGTCAAAGATGGCTTTTCCCGTATGAACCGATGATTAATATCAGTTCAGGAAACAATATTATAAAACGAAATGTTGCCAAACAGGGAGACAAGCTGATCGGAACAATAAAAGAACGTTGGAACAGAAAAGACTTTGAAATTACAGTAACTGGGGTACTCATTGGTAGCATTATGCAGGGAAAACCGGAAGATTGCTTTCCAAGAGAGCAGTTTGTAAAATTGTTTGAATTTTTAAAGTATGCGAAAGAAATTCACATTTCATGTCATCCATTGGAGTTGTTAGGTATTAATAAAATTGTTGTTGATGATTATAGTTTTCCATTTACCAAAGGCGAAAATGTTCAAGCCTATGAGTTAAAATTAACTAGTGATTATTCTTATGAACTTTTAATACCGGAAGATTTTTAA